The following proteins are co-located in the Piscirickettsia litoralis genome:
- a CDS encoding efflux RND transporter permease subunit, protein MIFIEACIKNKLIVYIIALAICLAGLFCLYITPIAPFPAMAGHNINIKFSYPGANAQTVQQQVTTEVSTRLQSINNLQYMRANTQAGSANITLALNSNSTEQLLQVQMEVMQAIASAHLPNSVPQPAIRPSASNSGLVDYVVSSNKANLFEISNFIHAVLLPKFNSLPQVQADADDLDPVVKIQLRPADLVKYHLNPTNVTQTINQNYQSSPLGDLYINKQQYVLNMEDNFNSLYRLRHLIVGYQHANKVQASEPLGLPIYLQDIATVSFEPRSTIDQPFSSFNGQTAGVLALHTTQLADPFSISKISHDYINKLQGNLPKGVKVTPVFDMANIMQTSIEEVSFTILIASILVLLVALVFFRPSSCDSDTDYYYSHLSAWGDGFCQCAGG, encoded by the coding sequence ATGATTTTTATTGAAGCATGTATTAAAAATAAGCTGATCGTTTATATTATTGCTTTGGCTATTTGTTTAGCAGGGTTGTTTTGTTTATATATTACGCCTATTGCGCCATTTCCGGCGATGGCAGGACACAATATAAATATTAAATTTAGCTATCCAGGTGCAAATGCGCAAACTGTGCAACAACAAGTAACAACGGAAGTTTCTACACGCTTGCAATCGATTAATAATCTTCAGTATATGCGTGCAAATACTCAGGCAGGAAGCGCAAATATTACTTTAGCATTGAACTCCAATAGCACGGAGCAGTTATTGCAAGTTCAAATGGAAGTGATGCAAGCGATCGCTTCAGCTCACTTGCCAAACTCCGTTCCACAACCTGCTATTAGGCCGAGTGCATCTAATTCAGGTTTAGTTGATTATGTCGTTTCTTCTAACAAGGCAAACTTATTTGAAATTAGTAATTTTATTCATGCCGTACTGTTGCCAAAATTTAACTCGTTACCTCAAGTTCAAGCTGATGCTGATGATTTAGATCCAGTTGTAAAAATTCAATTAAGGCCGGCTGATTTAGTTAAATATCATTTAAACCCAACAAATGTGACACAGACTATTAATCAAAATTATCAATCTAGTCCATTAGGTGATTTATATATTAATAAGCAACAGTATGTTCTAAATATGGAGGATAATTTTAACTCGCTCTACCGTCTGCGCCATTTGATTGTAGGGTATCAACATGCAAATAAGGTACAGGCAAGTGAGCCGCTAGGTTTACCTATTTATTTGCAAGATATTGCAACAGTTAGTTTTGAGCCTCGTAGCACAATAGATCAGCCATTTAGTAGTTTTAATGGGCAGACTGCAGGCGTTTTAGCGCTTCACACGACGCAGTTAGCCGATCCATTTTCAATTTCAAAAATTAGCCATGATTATATCAATAAATTGCAAGGAAATTTACCGAAAGGGGTTAAAGTTACCCCGGTGTTTGATATGGCTAATATCATGCAAACGTCAATTGAGGAGGTAAGTTTTACTATATTAATTGCGAGCATACTCGTGTTGTTAGTCGCCCTTGTTTTTTTCAGGCCGTCTTCGTGTGACAGTGATACCGATTATTACTATTCCCATTTGTCTGCTTGGGGCGATGGTTTTTGTCAGTGCGCTGGGGGTTAG
- a CDS encoding efflux RND transporter periplasmic adaptor subunit, which yields MIVIVLLVGHYALEWPHPMKAGQKAAQKQRVSVKAVNFYSVPKTVESYGRVTSLHSIALKAQSDGLIESIKFAAGQSVKKGDILFILKTTDTGNQLKKLAAELQLAKQRYLRLKRLSELSKDSVSKIDLIQALTQYQQALSQYEEAQTIHDAISPVNGTVTDTDLSVGDFVSAGDVLAHVITQDGLQIKYQLPSRYVNQVKVGQAVTFSVGNHHYRAIVNYVAPEISLNSQGITLRANFENSNATLPLLHSFGKVAQVINPQFKALALPQALVQTDAQGFYVYIFKNNKVNKTYFSPGSVTKLGLIIVNTGLKKGDLLITTNPDKLSPGQKVRLMSDKAS from the coding sequence TTGATCGTCATCGTGTTACTGGTCGGTCATTACGCTTTAGAGTGGCCTCACCCCATGAAGGCGGGGCAAAAGGCAGCGCAAAAGCAGCGGGTGTCTGTGAAAGCAGTAAATTTTTACTCAGTTCCTAAAACAGTTGAGAGTTATGGAAGGGTGACCTCTTTGCATTCGATTGCATTGAAAGCGCAATCGGATGGCTTGATTGAATCAATCAAATTTGCTGCAGGTCAGTCTGTGAAAAAAGGGGACATTCTCTTTATTTTAAAAACCACTGATACTGGCAATCAATTAAAAAAACTTGCGGCAGAGCTGCAGCTTGCCAAGCAACGCTATTTGCGCCTTAAACGTTTGTCTGAGCTTTCTAAAGATAGTGTTTCTAAAATTGACTTAATTCAAGCACTAACACAATATCAGCAAGCATTGTCACAATATGAAGAGGCACAAACTATTCATGATGCAATTTCACCTGTTAACGGTACAGTGACAGACACCGATCTTTCTGTGGGTGATTTTGTGAGTGCTGGGGATGTGCTTGCACATGTAATTACACAAGATGGCTTACAAATTAAGTATCAATTACCCAGTCGATATGTAAATCAAGTGAAAGTAGGCCAAGCGGTGACGTTTAGTGTTGGCAATCACCATTATCGGGCTATTGTAAATTACGTGGCTCCAGAAATTAGCTTAAATAGTCAAGGGATTACATTGCGTGCAAATTTTGAAAATAGCAATGCAACGCTTCCTTTGTTACATAGTTTTGGTAAAGTTGCCCAAGTGATTAACCCACAATTTAAGGCATTGGCTCTTCCTCAAGCTCTAGTGCAAACAGACGCTCAAGGGTTTTATGTTTATATTTTTAAGAACAACAAAGTCAATAAAACATATTTTTCACCCGGCAGTGTGACAAAGTTAGGTTTGATTATTGTTAACACTGGTTTGAAAAAAGGTGATTTATTAATTACAACGAATCCAGATAAGCTAAGCCCAGGGCAAAAGGTAAGGCTTATGAGTGATAAAGCATCATGA
- a CDS encoding TetR/AcrR family transcriptional regulator yields MEQSIKKPSMTIAARKQRPSADMTRSNILQAAQSLFANHGFAGTSISMIAKQANVNQSLIYHHFTNKHDLWRKVKKEFITPYMPQDNPGAQLQSLDFHDFIKTIIMVRFNIYKHNPDMGRMVLWQLLEFKDEKPLFEDTSHVMLTMLECIAKFQKSGEIHPRYNDYSPSQLLFYIFTNASSLFTNLYGAWFNKDEMTDQFHQQYADFIITAVYQSLATQPA; encoded by the coding sequence ATGGAACAATCAATTAAGAAACCATCAATGACCATAGCAGCAAGAAAACAACGCCCCAGTGCAGATATGACGCGATCTAATATCTTACAGGCCGCACAGAGCCTCTTTGCCAATCATGGCTTTGCTGGCACATCGATTAGTATGATTGCAAAACAGGCGAACGTAAATCAAAGCCTAATCTATCATCACTTCACAAACAAACATGATTTATGGCGCAAAGTGAAAAAAGAATTTATCACACCCTATATGCCACAGGACAACCCAGGCGCGCAGCTGCAATCACTCGATTTTCATGACTTTATCAAAACCATCATTATGGTGCGCTTCAATATTTATAAGCATAACCCGGATATGGGCCGCATGGTTCTTTGGCAATTGCTTGAATTTAAAGATGAAAAGCCCCTATTTGAAGATACCAGTCATGTTATGCTCACCATGCTCGAATGCATTGCTAAATTTCAAAAAAGTGGCGAAATCCACCCGCGTTATAACGATTATTCACCCTCACAATTATTATTTTATATCTTTACTAACGCCTCATCATTATTCACTAACCTCTATGGTGCTTGGTTTAACAAAGACGAGATGACCGATCAGTTTCACCAACAATATGCTGATTTCATCATCACTGCCGTCTACCAATCTTTAGCCACTCAACCGGCTTAA